A single window of Gemmatimonadaceae bacterium DNA harbors:
- a CDS encoding transketolase C-terminal domain-containing protein yields MTGTLTPPSPSAGAATAGSRLDWKRIAYLVLASRGLDDTEEQKLMPEKKVVYQFSARGHELAQIILGSRLDGEHDAAGAYYRSRPLLLTLGLTLEDAFAGPLRKSGGFSDGRDIGVVCNLPKKNGTIVLPMSGDVGSQYTPSVGWAQAITYHRDVLNDRSYDRSIAVVLGGEASAATNGFWSALTIATTLKLPILFYIEDNGYGISVPGYLQTPGGNIAANLASFQNLYIRDGDGSDPGEAAGLIEDVIGHVRDGKGAALLRLRVPRLCGHSGQDTQAYKSPEFIADEESCDPLPKLRKFLIPAVMSKQEFAELESKAERDVKAALDGALARPEPDPARITRYRFSETGDDGKLDVQQLGGLAASGYEFPPSSDQPQPEAQRTNMLTAIRRTLEHELRINPRVLVFGEDVGPKGGVHAATMGLQDTFGDKRVFDTSLSEEGIIGRAVGMAIAGLMPVAEIQFRKYADPATEQLNNCGTLRWRTANRFAAPIVVRLPGGFAKVGDPWHSVSGEVMWAHAIGWQMCYPSNAEDAVGLLRAALRSNNPTIFFEHRHLLDGPWARRPYPGDDYVLPMGNAKITRSGDALTVVTWGAMVERCELAAKKVGESVEIIDLRTISPWDRKTVLDSVSRTRRCLIVHEDGITAGFGAEVAATVAQEAFFHLDAPIRRLAIPDIPVPHNFALMEAVVPGVESIAERMREVLEA; encoded by the coding sequence ATGACGGGTACGCTTACACCTCCTTCCCCTTCAGCCGGCGCCGCGACCGCAGGCTCTCGATTGGACTGGAAGCGTATTGCCTACCTGGTTCTGGCGTCGCGGGGGCTGGACGACACGGAAGAGCAAAAGCTCATGCCGGAAAAGAAAGTCGTCTATCAGTTTTCCGCGCGCGGGCATGAGCTCGCGCAAATCATTCTCGGCTCGCGCCTCGATGGCGAGCACGACGCGGCCGGCGCGTACTACCGGTCGCGTCCATTGTTACTGACGCTCGGACTCACCCTCGAGGACGCGTTTGCAGGGCCGCTCAGAAAATCCGGCGGCTTCAGCGACGGCCGCGACATCGGAGTCGTCTGCAACCTCCCGAAAAAGAATGGCACGATCGTACTGCCGATGTCCGGAGACGTCGGATCGCAGTACACGCCATCGGTTGGCTGGGCGCAGGCAATCACCTACCATCGCGACGTTCTCAACGATCGATCCTACGATCGCTCGATAGCAGTCGTCCTCGGCGGCGAAGCGTCGGCTGCAACGAATGGTTTCTGGTCCGCTCTGACAATCGCGACGACGCTCAAGCTTCCGATCCTCTTCTACATCGAGGACAACGGATACGGAATCTCGGTTCCGGGATATCTCCAGACACCGGGCGGCAACATCGCGGCGAATCTCGCGTCGTTTCAGAATCTCTATATCCGCGATGGGGACGGCAGCGACCCCGGTGAGGCGGCGGGACTCATCGAGGATGTGATCGGCCACGTTCGGGACGGAAAAGGTGCCGCACTGCTGCGGCTGCGCGTCCCGCGTCTATGCGGCCATTCCGGCCAGGACACGCAGGCTTACAAGTCGCCGGAGTTCATCGCCGACGAGGAGTCGTGCGATCCGCTCCCGAAACTGAGGAAATTCCTCATACCGGCAGTGATGTCCAAGCAGGAATTCGCCGAGCTCGAATCGAAAGCTGAACGCGATGTAAAGGCGGCGCTCGATGGCGCTCTCGCGCGGCCGGAGCCTGATCCGGCGCGGATCACTCGCTACCGATTTTCAGAGACCGGTGACGACGGCAAGCTGGACGTGCAGCAGCTGGGCGGGCTGGCCGCGAGTGGCTACGAGTTTCCCCCTTCGAGCGACCAGCCTCAGCCCGAAGCGCAGCGGACGAACATGCTCACGGCAATTCGCCGGACACTCGAGCACGAGCTCCGAATCAACCCGAGGGTTCTTGTTTTCGGCGAGGACGTAGGGCCGAAAGGCGGCGTCCATGCCGCGACGATGGGCCTGCAGGACACCTTTGGTGACAAACGCGTGTTCGACACGAGCCTCTCGGAGGAGGGAATAATCGGACGCGCTGTCGGCATGGCAATCGCCGGCCTGATGCCGGTCGCCGAGATACAATTCAGGAAATACGCAGACCCCGCGACGGAGCAGCTGAACAACTGCGGGACGCTGAGGTGGCGAACGGCAAACCGGTTTGCTGCACCAATCGTCGTGCGGCTACCCGGTGGATTCGCAAAAGTCGGCGACCCCTGGCACAGCGTGTCGGGCGAAGTGATGTGGGCGCACGCCATCGGCTGGCAGATGTGCTATCCGTCGAATGCCGAGGATGCGGTTGGACTTCTGCGCGCGGCGCTGCGCAGCAACAATCCGACGATCTTCTTCGAGCATCGCCATCTGCTCGACGGGCCGTGGGCGCGGCGCCCGTATCCCGGCGACGATTACGTACTTCCGATGGGGAACGCGAAGATTACTCGGAGTGGCGACGCACTCACTGTGGTGACGTGGGGCGCGATGGTGGAGCGATGCGAGCTCGCTGCAAAGAAAGTCGGCGAGTCTGTCGAGATCATCGATCTCCGCACGATTTCGCCATGGGACCGGAAGACTGTGCTCGACTCCGTGTCGCGGACCCGGCGCTGCCTGATCGTTCACGAAGACGGCATCACGGCCGGATTCGGGGCCGAAGTAGCGGCGACTGTGGCGCAGGAAGCGTTCTTCCATCTCGATGCGCCCATTCGGCGTCTCGCAATTCCCGACATTCCCGTACCGCACAATTTCGCTCTGATGGAGGCAGTCGTGCCGGGCGTCGAGTCGATCGCTGAAAGAATGAGAGAGGTGCTCGAAGCATGA
- a CDS encoding 2-oxo acid dehydrogenase subunit E2: protein MTVAGTGMVDVTLPTEQSEGTESVISLWFKAIGDTVAQNEPLLEVSTDKVNVEIAAPASGTLAEILKKDGDKVEPGDLVGRIALEGSTGKSEPTSTKPSAEPDSMPQADGASRTPAVGTRVVGDAAAELSPAVRRLLKEHNLDPSTITGTGRGGRITHQDVMSVISSAEGEDARGSVETPSRAASPGRAASAIPSRSVPHTQMRRSIAQHMVQSMSVAPHVTSVFEADLSAVTAHRDTNKADFQSRGARLTYTAYFVAAAVEALKTVPEANSRWHDDRLEIFGDINIGVATALPNGGLIVPVIRKTQDLDLFAIAERLGDLTERARSSSLDPKDVQAGTFTISNHGVSGSLVASPIVINQPQVAILGVGKLERRAVVADVNGKEEIVIKPMCYVSLTIDHRVLDGFQANQFLTRFVEALETQ from the coding sequence ATGACGGTGGCAGGAACGGGCATGGTGGACGTAACGCTTCCAACCGAACAGAGCGAAGGGACGGAGAGTGTGATCTCGCTCTGGTTCAAGGCGATAGGCGACACGGTCGCGCAAAACGAGCCCTTGCTGGAGGTGAGCACCGACAAGGTAAATGTCGAGATCGCGGCGCCCGCGAGCGGCACGCTCGCCGAGATCCTCAAGAAGGACGGCGACAAGGTCGAGCCTGGTGATCTTGTGGGGCGCATTGCATTGGAAGGCTCGACCGGCAAGTCGGAGCCGACTTCGACAAAACCGTCGGCCGAGCCGGACAGCATGCCACAAGCGGACGGCGCGTCCAGGACGCCCGCGGTCGGAACTCGCGTCGTTGGAGACGCGGCAGCGGAGCTGAGTCCAGCGGTGCGGCGGCTCCTGAAGGAGCACAATCTCGACCCGTCCACAATCACGGGCACAGGTCGCGGAGGACGGATTACACATCAGGACGTGATGAGCGTTATTTCTTCCGCGGAAGGCGAAGACGCGCGCGGCTCAGTGGAGACTCCCTCTCGCGCAGCCAGTCCCGGGCGCGCCGCGTCGGCGATTCCCAGCCGGAGCGTGCCACACACGCAAATGCGCCGCAGCATTGCGCAGCACATGGTTCAGAGCATGTCCGTGGCGCCTCACGTGACGAGCGTCTTCGAGGCCGATCTTTCGGCGGTGACAGCACACCGGGACACTAACAAGGCCGACTTCCAATCCCGTGGCGCCAGGCTGACCTACACTGCGTACTTCGTTGCCGCTGCGGTCGAAGCGCTGAAGACGGTACCCGAAGCAAACAGCCGGTGGCACGACGACCGTCTGGAGATTTTCGGCGACATCAACATTGGCGTCGCGACCGCCCTCCCGAACGGCGGGCTGATCGTCCCCGTGATTCGGAAGACGCAGGATCTTGATTTGTTCGCGATCGCCGAGCGTCTCGGAGACCTCACAGAGCGCGCGCGGAGCAGCTCGCTCGATCCGAAGGATGTTCAGGCCGGCACGTTCACCATCTCTAACCATGGAGTGAGTGGCAGCCTCGTCGCCTCGCCCATCGTGATCAACCAGCCGCAGGTTGCGATCCTCGGCGTCGGAAAGCTCGAGCGCCGGGCCGTCGTTGCGGACGTGAACGGCAAGGAAGAGATCGTCATCAAGCCGATGTGCTATGTGTCGCTGACAATCGACCACCGCGTGCTCGACGGTTTCCAGGCAAATCAGTTTTTGACGAGATTCGTCGAGGCGCTCGAGACTCAATAA
- a CDS encoding HEAT repeat domain-containing protein, protein MTMQLIGWTLVHSVWEGGVIALVLAFAFWATRSSAASLRYAIGMIGLALMLVLPVATAARMDRQSSVVPSATKAPATPSAISAPASPSGVVSRSAPEPSSNDEALLAANSVEPAGTFAVIVDRRTWMLSTLEPALPWLVAAWLIGLVLLSVRMIGGVARTRRIVRDGTAAASEGVRLLVARISKNLGVRRAVRALEGSRLAVPVVVGWIRPVIVLPVSLVSGLTPSQLEMLLAHEIAHIRRYDYLANLLQTVVETLLFFHPAAWWLSDRIREERENCCDDIAVLACGGDRRNYTAALLALEESRDAGFGFAAAATGGKSGTLLRRALRLMTGGPAHVDLGARWIAGVITILAALFTTGPAMGRAADLTVPARLDVLGLLTDEPDTPKGMPDPAQSNPDTVLRYSGAGSFAERWRWAEQRARSLGSSRYWIGYLVAGDPSARSMYYSDRETPVRSGNSTFMGRMRIGSARDLIFTGAALAPLVGNHAPTSVAIFLQFDRAGGSDRLRRVHVGSFAFPVYFGGAPAIWLDSATDAESVAKLKSFAAGERTLEVRRDLVSAIGVHRDANAALPPLIGWLESRTESDAVRKEAAEVLGDYSDRRALAALARAARNDRSSNLRKEAIEAFEHMALAEATDTLLAFATTLESSSLRSVAVESLGERREPRVISFLTNLARGSGEPNLRTEAVEALGNMNQDGFAAIADLARNASNAEVRREAIEELADSQPPGRALDILREIIQSDPDRSVRLEAVETLAEVHDDRAAAILRDLVMRSLDPAVQVKATEALGDASPSESSVRELVMLARTHPRAEVRKEAIETLGDVDEETASTALISIAKSDADPELRRAAIEALGDQRSQASLNAVRDVARAIGPEDLRRQAMETYADHTDSQTAVAFLKSIITGDPSEAIRLEAVEILSELDHDAGIPAIRELAGSSGDSRVRNRARELLSER, encoded by the coding sequence ATGACGATGCAGCTCATCGGCTGGACACTGGTTCACTCCGTGTGGGAAGGCGGGGTGATCGCTCTCGTGCTCGCCTTCGCCTTCTGGGCGACTCGAAGCAGCGCTGCATCGTTACGCTATGCGATCGGAATGATCGGACTTGCGCTGATGCTCGTGTTGCCTGTCGCGACCGCCGCGAGAATGGACAGACAGAGCTCGGTCGTGCCAAGCGCAACGAAAGCTCCGGCTACGCCCAGCGCAATCAGCGCTCCGGCTTCGCCCAGTGGAGTTGTGTCACGCTCGGCTCCTGAGCCGAGCTCGAATGACGAGGCATTGCTCGCTGCAAATTCGGTCGAGCCGGCCGGGACTTTCGCTGTAATTGTCGATCGGCGCACGTGGATGCTGAGCACTCTCGAGCCGGCTCTGCCGTGGCTCGTCGCGGCTTGGCTGATTGGGCTGGTCCTCCTCTCTGTAAGAATGATCGGAGGCGTCGCACGAACGCGTCGCATCGTCCGCGACGGCACGGCCGCGGCATCGGAAGGCGTACGACTCCTCGTTGCACGAATCTCCAAAAATCTCGGCGTACGCCGCGCTGTTCGCGCCCTCGAGGGATCCCGCCTCGCGGTTCCCGTTGTCGTCGGCTGGATACGGCCGGTAATTGTTCTTCCTGTGAGTCTCGTCTCGGGACTGACGCCTTCACAGCTCGAGATGCTGCTCGCTCACGAGATCGCACACATCCGGCGCTACGACTATCTCGCGAATCTGCTTCAGACCGTTGTCGAAACACTCCTCTTCTTTCACCCCGCAGCCTGGTGGCTGTCCGACCGGATCAGGGAGGAACGGGAGAATTGCTGTGACGACATTGCGGTCCTTGCCTGCGGCGGAGACCGAAGGAATTACACGGCTGCCTTGCTCGCGCTCGAGGAGTCTCGTGATGCTGGATTCGGTTTTGCCGCGGCTGCGACAGGCGGCAAGAGCGGAACGCTGCTGCGGCGCGCACTGCGCCTGATGACTGGCGGGCCGGCCCACGTCGATCTCGGAGCCCGCTGGATTGCCGGTGTGATCACAATACTCGCGGCGCTCTTTACCACCGGCCCCGCAATGGGACGAGCTGCTGATCTGACGGTGCCTGCGCGGCTCGATGTCCTGGGACTACTCACTGACGAGCCCGACACTCCGAAGGGAATGCCTGATCCGGCGCAGTCCAATCCGGACACAGTATTACGCTACTCGGGCGCTGGCTCGTTTGCCGAGCGATGGCGGTGGGCCGAGCAGCGCGCCCGCTCGCTGGGATCGAGCCGATACTGGATAGGCTATCTCGTCGCGGGCGATCCAAGCGCCCGCAGCATGTATTACTCGGACCGCGAGACACCGGTGCGCTCGGGCAATTCCACGTTCATGGGGCGAATGAGGATTGGAAGCGCACGCGATCTCATATTCACGGGCGCCGCTCTTGCTCCACTCGTCGGCAATCACGCGCCGACTTCCGTGGCGATCTTCCTGCAGTTCGACAGGGCCGGCGGGAGCGATCGGCTCCGACGGGTTCATGTCGGATCGTTCGCGTTCCCGGTCTACTTCGGGGGAGCGCCAGCGATATGGCTCGACTCGGCCACCGACGCTGAGAGCGTTGCGAAACTGAAATCATTCGCGGCGGGCGAGCGCACACTCGAAGTTCGACGCGATCTTGTCTCGGCCATCGGCGTTCACAGGGACGCCAACGCGGCGTTGCCTCCACTCATCGGCTGGCTAGAGTCCCGCACCGAGTCCGATGCGGTGCGAAAGGAAGCAGCGGAGGTGCTGGGCGATTACTCCGACCGCCGCGCCCTGGCAGCGCTTGCCCGTGCCGCGCGCAACGATCGAAGCAGCAACCTCAGAAAGGAGGCAATCGAAGCGTTCGAGCATATGGCCCTCGCCGAGGCGACGGACACGTTACTGGCATTCGCCACGACTCTCGAGAGCAGCAGTCTTCGCAGCGTCGCTGTGGAATCGCTCGGCGAGCGGCGCGAGCCTCGTGTCATTTCGTTCCTGACTAACCTCGCGCGCGGCAGCGGCGAACCCAACCTCCGTACGGAAGCAGTCGAAGCACTCGGCAACATGAACCAGGATGGTTTCGCCGCAATCGCCGACCTTGCCCGCAATGCTTCAAACGCTGAGGTGAGGCGCGAGGCAATCGAAGAGCTCGCCGATTCCCAGCCCCCGGGCAGGGCACTCGACATTCTTAGGGAAATCATTCAGAGCGACCCCGACCGGTCGGTGCGTCTCGAGGCGGTTGAAACACTGGCCGAAGTGCATGATGATCGCGCGGCCGCGATCCTGCGCGACCTCGTGATGCGGAGCCTTGACCCGGCGGTCCAGGTCAAGGCAACAGAGGCCTTGGGCGACGCCTCGCCGTCGGAAAGCAGCGTGCGAGAGCTGGTGATGCTTGCGCGAACTCATCCCCGGGCCGAGGTGCGAAAGGAGGCTATCGAAACTCTTGGAGATGTCGACGAAGAGACCGCCAGCACCGCGTTGATATCGATAGCGAAAAGCGATGCTGATCCCGAGCTGCGGCGCGCTGCAATCGAAGCGTTGGGGGACCAGCGCAGCCAGGCTTCGCTGAACGCTGTGCGCGACGTGGCACGGGCTATCGGTCCCGAGGACCTCAGGCGCCAGGCGATGGAGACCTATGCGGACCATACGGATTCGCAGACCGCGGTCGCATTTCTGAAATCGATCATCACCGGAGATCCGAGCGAGGCGATCAGACTTGAGGCGGTGGAGATTCTGTCGGAGCTCGATCATGATGCCGGGATTCCGGCGATCCGGGAGCTGGCGGGGTCGAGCGGGGATTCGCGAGTGAGGAACCGGGCGCGAGAGCTACTCTCGGAGCGCTGA
- a CDS encoding BlaI/MecI/CopY family transcriptional regulator: MTAGTPIPSNSELEILHVLWRKGPQTVREIHPALRRKRDIGYTTVLKTLQVMAEKGLVARDESERSHVYRAAVPEKSVKRRVVSDLLDRVFEGSAANLVMQALSTKRASPEDIRQIRKLLNARTPEDK; the protein is encoded by the coding sequence ATGACCGCAGGCACCCCCATTCCCTCCAATTCGGAGCTCGAGATACTCCACGTGCTCTGGCGGAAAGGTCCCCAGACGGTTCGCGAGATACATCCCGCTCTGCGGCGAAAGCGCGACATCGGATACACCACCGTGCTGAAGACTCTCCAGGTAATGGCGGAGAAAGGACTGGTTGCGCGGGACGAGAGCGAGCGATCGCACGTCTATCGCGCCGCGGTGCCTGAAAAGTCGGTCAAGAGGCGCGTCGTCTCCGATCTCCTGGATCGCGTCTTCGAGGGGTCGGCGGCCAATCTCGTGATGCAGGCGCTTTCGACGAAGCGCGCATCGCCGGAAGACATTCGACAAATCCGCAAGCTGCTGAACGCCCGGACGCCGGAGGACAAATGA
- a CDS encoding DUF937 domain-containing protein: protein MSGILDTVRQQLTPETIGQIGQQLGMDEATTRQAIAGALPVVLGGMAGRADDPANAAAMAAESDNYGAALGGLGGLIPGSDSSGSGSSGGVLGGLGSILGGGGLGGILGNVLGSSDKVVEDGVSQASGLDSPRAKQLMMILVPLVLAGIARRKSSQGLDPAQVGPELRSDAQSAQAYAERKAPQMGGLLGAIMGQVMQKPK, encoded by the coding sequence ATGAGCGGCATTCTCGACACAGTACGGCAGCAGCTAACACCCGAAACCATTGGTCAGATAGGCCAGCAGCTTGGAATGGATGAGGCTACCACCCGTCAAGCCATCGCCGGCGCGCTGCCCGTTGTGCTCGGAGGAATGGCAGGGCGTGCCGATGACCCGGCAAATGCAGCAGCGATGGCAGCCGAGTCGGACAATTACGGCGCAGCGCTCGGTGGCCTGGGCGGCCTCATTCCCGGCAGTGATTCCTCGGGCAGCGGTTCCTCCGGCGGAGTGCTCGGCGGACTTGGAAGCATTCTTGGAGGGGGAGGCCTGGGCGGAATTCTCGGCAACGTGCTCGGCAGCAGCGATAAGGTCGTCGAGGACGGAGTCAGCCAGGCGAGCGGTCTCGATTCGCCGCGCGCCAAACAGCTGATGATGATCCTTGTGCCGCTGGTTCTCGCCGGGATCGCGCGACGCAAGAGCTCACAGGGACTCGACCCTGCGCAGGTCGGCCCGGAGCTGCGGAGCGATGCTCAGTCAGCGCAGGCGTATGCGGAACGAAAGGCGCCGCAAATGGGTGGATTGCTCGGCGCCATCATGGGTCAGGTGATGCAAAAGCCGAAGTGA
- a CDS encoding metallophosphoesterase family protein, which produces MRYALISDIHANLPALEAVLEQIHGDPSIDATYHLGDLVGYAPWPDETVALLRSRGIEGISGNYDTTVATDYKHCGCKYEDPRQEELSHVSFAWTKAHTSAETKQALGALPFRLDVKPKGGHAAGPMLVLVHGTPTLNTVYWTEDRPDAFCLQMASIAGAKSGDMIAFGHTHLPWHREIEGIHFVNTGTVGRPKDGDWRAGYTVVELGDGPVTVEHLRVEYDVEKAKRAIETSELPNDFAEFLRSGDRP; this is translated from the coding sequence ATGCGATACGCGCTCATCTCCGACATACACGCCAACCTGCCGGCGCTGGAGGCGGTTCTCGAGCAAATTCATGGCGATCCGAGCATCGACGCGACGTACCACCTCGGCGATCTGGTGGGCTACGCTCCGTGGCCGGATGAGACTGTGGCGCTGCTTCGGAGCCGCGGAATCGAAGGCATATCCGGGAATTACGATACGACTGTCGCAACCGACTATAAGCATTGCGGCTGCAAATACGAGGATCCGCGACAGGAAGAGCTGTCGCACGTCAGCTTTGCCTGGACAAAGGCGCACACGTCAGCCGAGACGAAGCAGGCGCTCGGTGCCCTCCCCTTCCGTCTCGACGTGAAACCCAAGGGCGGACATGCCGCCGGACCGATGCTAGTCCTCGTGCACGGCACACCCACCCTGAATACGGTCTACTGGACCGAAGACAGGCCGGATGCGTTCTGCCTGCAAATGGCTTCGATTGCCGGAGCGAAAAGCGGAGACATGATCGCGTTCGGACATACGCATTTGCCGTGGCACCGCGAGATCGAGGGCATCCATTTCGTGAACACGGGCACCGTCGGCCGCCCAAAAGATGGCGATTGGCGCGCCGGCTACACGGTCGTCGAGCTGGGCGATGGACCGGTAACCGTCGAACACCTCAGGGTCGAATACGACGTCGAGAAAGCGAAACGGGCGATCGAGACGAGCGAGCTGCCCAACGATTTCGCGGAGTTCCTGCGCTCGGGAGACAGGCCGTAG
- the arsN2 gene encoding arsenic resistance N-acetyltransferase ArsN2 has product MTNSAIADVHVRPATANDLSAVKDLLTQSDLPLVGVSESLGSFVVAEREGKIVGVAGLEECGDYGLLRSAAVAPEWRGRGLGRMLVERVIANAESAGLRALYLLTTTAEKYFPTFGFHETTRDGVPPAVQATAEFTDACPSSATAMKLALGMRPGSVQQQ; this is encoded by the coding sequence ATGACGAACAGCGCGATCGCGGATGTTCACGTTCGTCCCGCGACAGCGAACGATTTGTCGGCGGTTAAAGACCTTCTGACGCAAAGCGACCTCCCGCTCGTAGGTGTGAGCGAATCGCTCGGCTCCTTCGTCGTCGCGGAGCGTGAGGGCAAGATCGTCGGCGTCGCCGGACTCGAGGAGTGCGGCGATTACGGCCTACTGCGCTCAGCAGCCGTGGCTCCGGAATGGCGGGGCCGTGGACTCGGACGCATGCTCGTCGAGCGGGTGATTGCCAACGCCGAATCCGCTGGTCTTCGCGCGCTTTATCTCCTGACGACGACCGCCGAGAAGTACTTCCCGACCTTTGGCTTTCACGAGACGACACGCGATGGCGTGCCTCCCGCCGTCCAGGCAACAGCGGAGTTCACCGATGCGTGCCCGTCGTCGGCGACGGCGATGAAGCTCGCGCTTGGCATGAGGCCCGGCTCTGTGCAACAGCAGTAA
- a CDS encoding arsenite methyltransferase, with product MSATEAQDLKSSVKEKYGQAALRASEGKTDVSCCGSSACCGSTTEVWDPITADLYDEAETAGIPAEALLASLGCGNPTALAALEEGQTVLDLGSGGGIDVLLSARRVGPTGKAYGLDMTDEMLDLANENKQKAGATNVEFLRGEIESIPLPDNSVDVIISNCVINLSADKLRVIEEAFRVLKPGGRFAVSDVVVRGEVPAEVKRNMELWVGCIAGALEEDEYRRFLNAAGFNSIDIEPTRVYRLDDAETFLAGTGLDPATVSSDIDGRFMSAFIRATKPLEEKACCGSQCCS from the coding sequence ATGAGTGCCACTGAAGCGCAGGATCTGAAGAGCAGCGTGAAGGAGAAGTACGGGCAAGCGGCACTGCGGGCCAGTGAAGGAAAGACCGACGTCTCCTGTTGCGGCTCGAGCGCTTGCTGCGGCTCGACGACCGAGGTTTGGGATCCCATAACCGCAGACCTATACGACGAAGCCGAAACGGCGGGAATCCCGGCCGAAGCACTGCTCGCGTCGCTCGGTTGCGGCAATCCCACGGCACTCGCCGCGCTCGAGGAAGGCCAGACCGTGCTCGACCTCGGGTCGGGCGGTGGTATCGACGTGCTTCTCTCGGCGCGCCGCGTGGGGCCGACCGGCAAAGCCTACGGACTCGACATGACCGACGAGATGCTCGATCTAGCCAACGAGAACAAGCAGAAAGCAGGAGCCACCAATGTGGAATTTCTGCGGGGTGAGATCGAAAGCATCCCTCTTCCGGACAACTCGGTGGACGTGATCATCTCCAACTGCGTTATCAATCTCTCAGCCGACAAACTACGCGTCATCGAGGAAGCATTTCGTGTCCTCAAGCCCGGCGGACGATTTGCTGTGTCGGACGTCGTAGTCAGGGGAGAGGTGCCGGCCGAGGTAAAACGAAATATGGAGCTGTGGGTCGGCTGCATTGCCGGAGCGCTCGAGGAAGACGAGTATCGCCGGTTTCTGAATGCGGCAGGTTTCAACAGCATCGATATCGAGCCGACCCGGGTTTATCGTCTCGATGACGCAGAAACCTTTCTCGCGGGGACGGGCCTCGATCCAGCGACGGTCTCGTCCGACATCGACGGTCGCTTCATGAGTGCGTTCATCCGTGCAACGAAGCCCCTCGAAGAGAAGGCCTGCTGCGGATCGCAGTGCTGCTCCTGA
- a CDS encoding metalloregulator ArsR/SmtB family transcription factor: MATAVASEPRPADLHSASRLFHALSDETRLEIVGMLRDGERCVCDLMGALDAAQSRLSFHLKVLKDAGLVVDRRNGRWVYYSLSKDALDEATGYIKSLKGHRRLSVISDDCCR; this comes from the coding sequence ATGGCAACAGCTGTCGCTTCTGAGCCCCGCCCCGCAGATCTTCACTCCGCCTCGCGGCTCTTCCACGCGCTTTCGGACGAAACTCGCCTGGAGATCGTTGGGATGCTGCGCGACGGCGAGCGGTGCGTCTGCGACTTGATGGGCGCACTCGACGCCGCGCAGTCGCGCTTGTCGTTTCACCTCAAGGTTCTGAAGGACGCAGGACTCGTCGTCGACCGCCGCAATGGCCGCTGGGTTTACTACTCACTCAGCAAGGATGCGCTCGACGAAGCGACGGGATACATCAAATCGCTGAAAGGCCACCGCAGGCTGTCTGTGATCAGCGACGATTGTTGCCGGTGA
- a CDS encoding DUF1648 domain-containing protein — protein sequence MRKWIPSLLVIVAVLATLAVYSRLPEQVPTHWNMSGEVDDWSSRLWGAWTIPLVMAAMLLVFRAFPLIDPRRENYPKFAGAYEGILIIVLLFMLALHVSLLATMLGRPIAVMRLLPVGIGLLLVGIGALLPKAHANWFIGIRTPWTLSNDRVWERTHRFGGVVMIGTGLLIGASAMLVPLWTHRVMAGAIAAMAIIVIGYSYFAWRQEVNG from the coding sequence ATGCGTAAATGGATTCCGTCGCTGCTGGTAATCGTCGCGGTCCTTGCGACTCTAGCCGTGTATTCGCGCCTGCCGGAGCAAGTGCCCACACATTGGAACATGAGCGGCGAAGTCGACGACTGGTCGAGCCGCTTGTGGGGCGCGTGGACCATTCCGCTCGTGATGGCGGCGATGCTGCTGGTGTTCCGGGCCTTCCCGCTGATCGACCCGCGCCGGGAGAATTACCCGAAGTTTGCCGGTGCGTACGAAGGAATTCTCATCATCGTTCTGCTCTTCATGCTGGCGCTGCACGTCTCGCTGCTCGCGACGATGCTCGGGCGGCCGATTGCAGTGATGCGACTGCTGCCGGTAGGAATCGGGCTGCTCCTCGTCGGTATCGGAGCGTTGCTCCCGAAGGCGCACGCCAACTGGTTCATCGGCATCCGAACTCCGTGGACGTTGTCGAACGATCGGGTGTGGGAACGAACACACCGGTTCGGTGGGGTCGTCATGATCGGGACTGGTCTGCTGATAGGAGCGTCCGCGATGCTGGTACCGCTGTGGACTCACCGCGTCATGGCCGGCGCCATCGCGGCAATGGCGATAATCGTCATTGGGTACTCCTACTTCGCATGGCGGCAAGAGGTTAACGGGTAG